From Denitrovibrio acetiphilus DSM 12809, the proteins below share one genomic window:
- a CDS encoding FprA family A-type flavoprotein: MEATLLKKDIYWVGVKDPELEIFDIVIPTQHGTTYNSYLVKGTNKCALIEACKLNFKDEYIQRVEQVMPIKDIDYIILNHNEPDHSGALPALLDINPDIEVIYSKTAKTFVENIVNREFNGRAVGDDDIIDLGGKTLRFFHTPFLHWPDTMFTYLVEDKYLFPCDFLGAHYCPKGDTLLNTELENKEEAKEAFKFYYSMIMRPYKEHINKALQKISDIEIDTVCPSHGPILSEDIQSYIDFYEKSAARYYKNMVNRQVTLVFATAYGNTKKLADAITKGIEEVGVKVEEFDCATTDVMTMIDSIEISHGVLIGTPTLNAKAPHPILDLFSFFVVLNVVNRLGGCFGSFGWSGEGVKVSEDIMKSMRMKLPLPAFKVKMTPSEQELEDAYQWGRDFGMNILEN, from the coding sequence ATGGAGGCAACTCTTTTAAAGAAAGACATCTATTGGGTTGGTGTCAAAGACCCCGAACTTGAAATTTTCGATATTGTCATCCCCACACAGCACGGGACAACATACAACAGCTATCTCGTTAAAGGCACAAATAAATGTGCTCTTATTGAAGCGTGTAAACTTAATTTTAAAGATGAATATATCCAACGTGTAGAGCAGGTAATGCCTATCAAGGATATTGACTATATAATTCTCAACCATAACGAACCAGATCACTCAGGCGCTCTGCCTGCACTTTTGGACATTAATCCAGATATAGAAGTTATATATTCAAAAACGGCAAAAACATTCGTGGAAAATATTGTAAACAGAGAATTCAACGGGCGTGCTGTCGGCGACGACGACATAATAGATCTGGGCGGCAAAACACTTAGGTTCTTCCATACCCCTTTTCTACACTGGCCTGACACAATGTTTACTTATCTGGTTGAAGACAAATATCTCTTCCCTTGCGACTTTCTCGGTGCGCACTACTGCCCTAAAGGGGATACACTGCTGAACACCGAGCTTGAAAATAAAGAAGAAGCAAAAGAGGCATTTAAATTCTATTACTCAATGATAATGCGCCCCTATAAGGAACATATCAACAAGGCTCTTCAGAAAATCTCTGATATAGAAATAGACACAGTATGCCCTTCACACGGACCTATCCTGTCGGAAGACATACAGTCTTATATAGATTTTTACGAAAAATCCGCAGCAAGGTATTACAAAAATATGGTGAACAGGCAGGTTACTCTGGTATTTGCCACTGCATACGGTAACACTAAAAAACTTGCAGATGCCATAACAAAGGGTATTGAGGAAGTCGGAGTAAAAGTCGAAGAGTTTGACTGTGCTACAACAGACGTCATGACTATGATCGACTCTATAGAAATCTCCCATGGAGTGCTTATAGGTACACCAACATTAAACGCAAAAGCCCCTCACCCTATACTTGACCTATTCTCGTTCTTTGTTGTGCTGAATGTCGTCAACAGACTTGGAGGATGTTTCGGTTCATTTGGCTGGAGTGGCGAAGGTGTGAAGGTATCTGAAGACATAATGAAGAGTATGCGGATGAAACTGCCCCTTCCTGCCTTTAAGGTCAAGATGACCCCCTCAGAGCAGGAACTTGAAGATGCTTACCAGTGGGGACGTGATTTCGGAATGAATATTCTGGAAAACTAA
- a CDS encoding IS256 family transposase, with protein MSDEKIIHLNEGAIKGELQELVRNSVEETLNNLLEQEAQALTNAAKYERTENRKGYRSGHYERNLFTSSWDVKLKVPKLKGVTFETAIIERYRRRESSVEEALIEMYLAGVSVRRVEDITEALWGTKVSPGTISELNKKVYVHIDDWRNRELKCNYPYVYLDGIYLKRNWGGSYENVVVLVAIAVNEEGYREVIGASEGMKEDKESWKSFLCDLKERGLKGVQLFIGDKCLGLVDAVSEVYPDAKYQRCTVHFYRNVFSVTPRTKVRAVAAMLKAIHAQESKEAALEKAQAVAQKLRDMKLREAAKKVEDSIEETLTYMTFPYAHWLKIRTNNVIERLNREIRRRTRVVGTFPDGNSALMLVCARLRHVAGTQWGTKRYMSMKYFTEAGDIEMDSVAG; from the coding sequence ATGTCCGATGAGAAGATTATACACCTGAACGAAGGAGCCATAAAGGGCGAGTTACAAGAGCTTGTCCGCAACAGTGTAGAAGAAACACTTAATAACCTGCTTGAGCAAGAAGCCCAAGCTTTGACAAACGCCGCTAAATATGAGCGCACAGAGAACCGTAAGGGTTATCGTTCAGGTCACTATGAGCGGAATCTTTTTACAAGCTCATGGGATGTTAAGCTGAAAGTTCCCAAGCTTAAAGGAGTAACTTTCGAAACAGCCATTATTGAACGCTACCGCCGCCGTGAGAGCTCAGTAGAAGAAGCTCTTATAGAGATGTACCTTGCCGGCGTATCAGTTCGCCGAGTAGAGGATATAACAGAGGCGTTGTGGGGTACTAAAGTATCTCCTGGTACCATCAGTGAGCTTAACAAAAAGGTTTATGTTCACATAGATGATTGGCGTAACAGGGAGTTGAAATGTAACTATCCCTATGTTTATCTTGATGGAATTTATCTGAAGCGCAACTGGGGCGGCTCATATGAGAACGTTGTAGTGCTGGTAGCCATAGCTGTAAATGAAGAAGGCTATCGTGAAGTGATCGGCGCATCAGAGGGTATGAAAGAGGACAAAGAGAGTTGGAAGAGCTTTCTCTGTGATCTTAAAGAGAGAGGCTTGAAGGGTGTTCAGCTTTTTATAGGCGATAAGTGCTTGGGGCTTGTTGATGCAGTCAGCGAAGTCTATCCGGATGCGAAGTATCAACGCTGTACGGTTCACTTTTACAGGAATGTATTTTCTGTAACACCGAGAACCAAAGTGAGAGCTGTGGCAGCTATGCTTAAAGCTATTCATGCTCAAGAGAGCAAAGAAGCAGCCCTTGAGAAGGCACAGGCAGTTGCACAGAAACTTCGTGATATGAAGCTAAGGGAAGCCGCTAAGAAGGTTGAAGACAGCATAGAGGAGACTCTGACTTATATGACTTTCCCTTATGCTCACTGGCTTAAGATTAGGACGAATAATGTCATTGAGCGACTGAATAGAGAGATACGGCGGCGGACTCGTGTGGTAGGGACATTTCCTGACGGTAACTCAGCTTTGATGCTTGTTTGTGCCAGGTTGCGTCATGTAGCTGGAACCCAGTGGGGAACAAAACGATACATGAGTATGAAATATTTTACTGAAGCCGGAGATATAGAGATGGATTCAGTTGCTGGATAG
- a CDS encoding transposase, whose product MSKSRKVYDREFKLNAVRLIQAEEATIKEIAEDLGINYYTFRPAFLIFVL is encoded by the coding sequence ATGTCGAAATCTAGAAAAGTCTACGACCGTGAATTTAAGCTTAATGCAGTACGCCTAATTCAGGCAGAAGAGGCAACAATCAAGGAGATCGCCGAAGATCTGGGAATAAATTATTACACCTTTCGTCCAGCATTTTTAATATTTGTTCTATAA
- a CDS encoding MATE family efflux transporter, whose translation MEENSNAIINANSGSVKEMVSIALPMVVSSACDTVMMFTDRLFLSKLGSEYMSAAMGGGLAAFMLMSFFVGLIGYSTAVTAQYFGSGQRKKFAKVTFQATLISIFAYPFLLLALPFVIWLFTISGLSEPQLVHQIPYFRILILGSLIGLLRAVFSGFFSGIGVTRVVMAASLAAMVCNIIFSYVLIFGKFGFPAMGIVGAGIGSIAGTVVSVLISFAVYLRYLKQEKIKFSYVLHYDREIFMRVVKYGFPAGLELFLNMCAFTLLVMLFQVVSLESASAVTIVFNWDNVAFIPLIGLEIGVTSLFGRYIGAGREDIANKSLLSGLKTGTLFSVVIAMFFVVIPGPLIDIFAPAEYDPMFEVVREQAVFMLRTASIYVAVNSIIMVYGGALRGAGDTYMAMIITVAIMWMLVALTYIVLYVLDMSIISGWITLITVFFFMPLVLYARYRSGAWKKFTTV comes from the coding sequence ATGGAAGAGAATTCTAACGCAATTATCAATGCCAATAGCGGCAGCGTTAAAGAGATGGTATCCATAGCTTTGCCTATGGTGGTTTCCAGTGCTTGCGACACTGTGATGATGTTTACTGACAGGCTTTTTCTGTCTAAACTCGGCAGTGAGTATATGAGCGCTGCTATGGGGGGCGGTCTTGCCGCTTTCATGCTGATGTCATTTTTTGTGGGACTGATAGGATATTCAACTGCTGTGACAGCGCAGTATTTTGGTTCCGGGCAGCGTAAGAAGTTTGCCAAAGTGACGTTTCAGGCGACATTGATATCTATTTTTGCTTACCCCTTTCTGCTCTTAGCACTGCCATTTGTTATTTGGCTTTTCACGATTTCAGGTTTATCTGAACCGCAGCTTGTGCACCAGATCCCTTATTTCAGGATTCTGATATTAGGCTCACTGATAGGGCTTCTGAGAGCTGTTTTTTCAGGTTTTTTCAGTGGTATAGGGGTGACAAGGGTTGTCATGGCTGCTTCGCTTGCGGCTATGGTGTGCAATATTATTTTCAGCTATGTGCTTATATTCGGTAAGTTCGGATTTCCTGCAATGGGAATCGTTGGTGCTGGAATAGGTTCCATAGCAGGGACAGTTGTCTCTGTTTTGATATCGTTTGCAGTTTATCTTAGATACTTAAAACAGGAAAAGATAAAATTTTCCTATGTTCTGCACTACGACAGAGAGATATTCATGCGGGTTGTGAAATATGGTTTTCCTGCCGGGCTTGAACTGTTTCTGAATATGTGTGCATTTACTCTGCTTGTGATGTTGTTTCAGGTGGTTAGTTTGGAGAGTGCTTCTGCTGTGACTATTGTTTTTAACTGGGACAATGTCGCTTTTATCCCGCTTATCGGTCTGGAGATAGGTGTTACAAGCCTTTTCGGCAGATATATCGGAGCGGGGAGAGAGGATATTGCCAATAAATCACTTTTGTCAGGTCTGAAAACCGGCACGCTCTTTTCTGTTGTTATCGCAATGTTTTTTGTGGTAATCCCAGGACCGCTGATTGACATATTTGCGCCTGCCGAGTATGACCCTATGTTTGAAGTTGTGCGGGAACAGGCGGTTTTCATGCTTCGTACTGCATCCATCTATGTTGCTGTTAATTCAATAATAATGGTTTATGGCGGTGCTTTGCGTGGTGCAGGAGACACTTATATGGCGATGATCATCACTGTTGCTATTATGTGGATGCTGGTTGCATTGACTTATATAGTGCTTTATGTGCTGGATATGTCAATCATCAGCGGCTGGATAACGTTAATCACAGTGTTTTTCTTTATGCCGTTGGTTCTCTATGCTAGGTATAGGTCGGGTGCATGGAAGAAATTCACAACTGTATAG
- a CDS encoding HD domain-containing protein, with the protein MKETSDRVTNFFYELGILQVMKRSGQDYLGSGTQSIADHSFRVAMMGYTLAKIVGCDADKVLKMCMFHDLEESRTGDLNYLQQAYVCSDDEKALKHSMAGLPIEKDVLETIDEYSAQETTEAVVAKDADVLELLFFLKEQKDKGNQQADNWIRTAVKRLKTEVAVSIFQSASEKMYYEWWYNTDDESWKRGNKDW; encoded by the coding sequence ATGAAAGAAACATCGGATAGAGTTACAAACTTTTTCTACGAGCTGGGTATTCTGCAAGTGATGAAAAGATCCGGTCAGGATTATCTGGGGAGCGGTACACAGTCCATAGCAGATCACTCTTTCAGAGTTGCTATGATGGGCTATACCCTTGCTAAAATTGTCGGCTGCGATGCGGACAAAGTGCTTAAAATGTGTATGTTTCACGATCTGGAGGAGTCACGCACAGGAGACCTGAACTATTTACAGCAGGCGTATGTGTGCTCGGATGATGAAAAAGCTCTGAAACATTCAATGGCTGGGCTCCCTATAGAAAAGGATGTGCTGGAGACCATAGATGAATATTCCGCTCAGGAAACCACAGAGGCTGTTGTGGCGAAGGATGCGGATGTGCTGGAATTGCTGTTTTTCCTGAAAGAACAAAAGGATAAAGGCAACCAACAGGCTGACAACTGGATACGCACTGCTGTCAAACGGCTTAAGACAGAGGTGGCTGTTTCTATCTTTCAGTCTGCCAGCGAAAAAATGTATTACGAATGGTGGTACAATACCGATGACGAAAGCTGGAAACGAGGGAATAAAGACTGGTAG